The Gymnodinialimonas sp. 57CJ19 genome includes a window with the following:
- a CDS encoding DUF2793 domain-containing protein codes for MTDTPELALPLLAPAQAQKHVTVNEALMRLDGLAQLRLQSVSETTPPAASDGLAYAVPSGAVNAWAGQEGAVAIASGGGWIFVPAQRGWRAVVLDAGSLAIFDGAAWRVGAQTLTPGGASVGVTSAEFDVPLTASASVTTPVLFPARSIAYGITGRVISAITGAATTWDIGVTGDLQRYGSGLGTSLNSWVSGPGTPQVYWSPTTLEITAQGGNFAGGTIRLVAHYAELSLPDPV; via the coding sequence ATGACTGATACTCCAGAACTGGCGCTGCCGTTGTTGGCACCGGCTCAAGCGCAAAAGCATGTCACCGTTAACGAGGCGCTGATGCGCTTGGATGGACTGGCGCAATTGCGCTTGCAGTCGGTGTCGGAAACCACCCCCCCGGCGGCGTCTGACGGGCTTGCCTATGCCGTGCCATCTGGCGCGGTGAACGCTTGGGCCGGACAGGAGGGGGCGGTGGCCATCGCTTCAGGGGGCGGCTGGATTTTCGTGCCGGCGCAACGGGGCTGGCGCGCGGTGGTGCTCGACGCGGGATCGCTGGCGATTTTTGACGGGGCCGCGTGGCGCGTGGGCGCGCAGACATTGACGCCGGGTGGCGCTTCGGTCGGGGTGACGAGTGCGGAATTCGATGTGCCCCTAACAGCCAGCGCAAGCGTCACAACGCCTGTTCTTTTTCCCGCGCGATCAATCGCTTACGGTATAACGGGGCGGGTCATTTCGGCCATCACCGGGGCCGCGACTACATGGGATATCGGGGTAACGGGCGATTTGCAGCGCTATGGGTCGGGCCTAGGCACGTCCCTGAATTCTTGGGTCAGCGGCCCCGGTACGCCGCAGGTCTATTGGTCCCCCACGACGCTGGAGATCACCGCCCAGGGTGGCAATTTTGCGGGCGGAACGATCAGACTGGTCGCCCATTATGCGGAACTGTCGCTGCCCGATCCTGTGTAA
- the cysE gene encoding serine O-acetyltransferase: MARTQPNDRTHITEVDPVWTRITEEATTAIASEPLLGGLVHACVLHHPSLEKALAYRVAQKLASSEMSEQLLREIADEAFASDATLGAQARADIVAVFDRDPACHRFLQPLLFFKGFQAITAYRVGHWLWRQGRRDLSYFIQMRVSEVFGVDIHPAARVGQGIMIDHAHSIVIGETAVVGDNVSMLHSVTLGGTGKEEEDRHPKIGDGVLIGAGAKVLGNIEIGHCSRIAAGSVVLSAVPPMKTVAGVPAKIVGEAGCDQPSLTMDHLFGGPASAV; encoded by the coding sequence ATGGCGCGCACTCAACCCAACGACCGGACCCATATCACGGAAGTTGATCCCGTTTGGACCCGGATCACCGAGGAAGCCACGACCGCCATCGCTTCGGAGCCATTGCTCGGCGGGTTGGTCCATGCTTGCGTCCTCCACCATCCCTCCCTTGAGAAGGCCCTCGCGTACCGCGTGGCGCAAAAGCTCGCGTCCTCTGAGATGTCCGAGCAGCTTCTGCGCGAGATCGCGGATGAGGCTTTTGCCTCGGACGCCACCCTTGGCGCGCAGGCGCGTGCGGATATTGTGGCGGTCTTTGACCGTGATCCCGCCTGCCATCGGTTCCTGCAACCTCTGTTGTTTTTCAAGGGCTTCCAAGCAATCACGGCCTACCGCGTCGGCCATTGGCTGTGGCGGCAGGGGCGCCGCGACCTGTCTTACTTCATCCAGATGCGGGTGAGTGAGGTCTTTGGGGTGGATATCCATCCGGCGGCCCGCGTGGGGCAAGGGATCATGATCGACCACGCGCATTCCATTGTGATCGGCGAAACGGCTGTGGTGGGCGACAACGTCTCGATGCTGCACTCCGTCACCTTGGGCGGCACCGGCAAAGAGGAAGAGGATCGCCACCCAAAGATCGGCGATGGCGTGTTGATCGGGGCAGGCGCGAAGGTGCTTGGCAATATCGAGATCGGCCATTGCTCGCGCATTGCAGCGGGCTCGGTGGTTTTGTCCGCTGTACCGCCGATGAAGACCGTTGCCGGCGTGCCTGCGAAAATCGTGGGAGAGGCCGGTTGC